A genomic segment from Bdellovibrio sp. ArHS encodes:
- the rpsG gene encoding 30S ribosomal protein S7, which translates to MSRRKKTFKREVIPDPVFKDLVIAKFVNKMMIQGKKATAQKLFYGALKELEGKIQGEEPMSIFKKALENVKPSIEVRSRRVGGATYQVPVDVRPSRRLALAMRWLVEYSRERGEKDMAKRLAGEFVDAYNNRGNSIKKKDDVHRMAEANKAFSHYNW; encoded by the coding sequence ATGTCACGTCGTAAAAAGACCTTTAAAAGAGAAGTTATTCCAGATCCGGTTTTCAAGGATCTAGTTATTGCTAAATTCGTTAACAAAATGATGATCCAAGGTAAAAAAGCTACTGCACAGAAGCTTTTCTACGGAGCATTGAAAGAGCTTGAAGGAAAAATCCAAGGTGAAGAGCCAATGAGCATCTTCAAAAAAGCTCTTGAAAACGTAAAGCCTTCTATCGAAGTTCGTTCTCGCCGTGTTGGTGGTGCGACTTACCAAGTTCCTGTAGATGTACGCCCTTCTCGTCGTTTGGCACTAGCAATGAGATGGTTAGTTGAGTACTCTCGCGAGCGCGGTGAAAAAGATATGGCTAAGCGCTTAGCTGGCGAGTTCGTTGATGCTTACAACAATAGAGGTAACTCTATTAAGAAGAAAGACGACGTTCACCGTATGGCTGAAGCGAATAAGGCTTTCTCTCACTACAATTGG